Proteins found in one Lycium ferocissimum isolate CSIRO_LF1 chromosome 6, AGI_CSIRO_Lferr_CH_V1, whole genome shotgun sequence genomic segment:
- the LOC132060837 gene encoding uncharacterized protein LOC132060837 — MKERGKAAIMETDNFSDFNYSVSSDMPCKKHPSSSSIGICSYCLKEKLVNLICSECGEQRLSSCSCSDSSSSNRKSCTTDIGSVGRISFLLENEKTDFQKELMTTKKEKKEQVIVLRRSNSSCVEIKKSNNGFWKIKRLFSKKKKKGVENGSCLDENSSDIWVNDVMGVSRSRSVCSFRGGGFNDTDEGSDYRFSSAKISDVTGGILMDSDEPRKSGYSVPNRSIFPVKESDFTNMDDSAFIDLKLDLSSSESKQDFPVGMRLSNVSDNGRAGLDLGGLKTSSAKRLSSASDNGRAGLDLGGLKTGHATSLGHLRGPMNGVFGHSGSCRVNEYDRGVKRSGNKGNKVWKWIFSSGRKSTSSNRDENDIFKS; from the coding sequence ATGAAAGAGAGAGGCAAAGCTGCTATAATGGAAACTGATAACTTCTCAGATTTCAACTACTCAGTTTCATCAGATATGCCATGTAAGAAACACCCTTCTTCATCTTCCATTGGAATATGTTCTTATTGCCTTAAAGAAAAACTAGTCAACTTAATTTGCTCAGAGTGTGGTGAACAAAGActctcttcttgttcttgctctgattcttcttcttctaataGAAAATCATGCACTACTGATATTGGTAGTGTTGGTAGgatttcctttttattggaaAACGAGAAAACAGATTTCCAAAAGGAACTGATGACgacgaaaaaggaaaaaaaagagcaagtcATAGTCTTGAGGAGAAGTAACAGTAGTTGTGTTGAGATCAAGAAAAGTAACAATGGGTTTTGGAAAATTAAGAGGCTTTTtagtaagaagaaaaaaaagggtgtTGAAAATGGTAGTTGTTTGGATGAGAATAGTAGTGATATTTGGGTGAATGATGTTATGGGAGTATCAAGATCAAGATCAGTATGCAGTTTTAGAGGTGGTGGATTTAATGATACTGACGAAGGTAGTGATTATAGATTTTCAAGTGCTAAAATATCTGATGTTACTGGTGGAATATTAATGGATTCTGATGAACCAAGAAAAAGTGGATATAGTGTTCCAAATAGGAGTATATTTCCAGTTAAAGAAAGTGATTTTACTAACATGGATGATTCAGCTTTTATTGACTTAAAATTGGATTTATCATCATCAGAGTCTAAACAAGATTTTCCTGTTGGTATGAGGCTTAGTAATGTTTCAGATAATGGGCGGGCTGGGCTGGATTTGGGCGGGTTGAAAACGAGTTCAGCGAAGAGGCTCAGTAGTGCTTCGGATAATGGACGGGCCGGGTTGGATTTGGGCGGGTTGAAAACCGGCCATGCAACTTCTTTAGGTCATTTGAGAGGCCCTATGAATGGGGTATTTGGTCATAGTGGTTCTTGTAGAGTGAATGAATATGATAGGGGGGTAAAAAGGAGTGGCAATAAAGGGAACAAAGTGTGGAAATGGATTTTCAGTTCTGGGAGGAAGAGTACAAGCAGTAACAGAGATGAAAATGACATATTCAAGTCTTGa